The Pseudanabaena sp. ABRG5-3 genome includes the window GGTAGGCAAAGTCGTCCAAGGCAAACAGTTGGGACGCACCATCGGCTTCCCTACCGCAAATCTCGATCTACCCGTTCAAAAATGTTTGCCCCGTGACGGTGTTTACGCTGTACAAGTAAATATTAGCTCCAGCCCTAAGCCCGTATTTGGCGTGATGAATATTGGTTTAAGACCAACAGTTAATGGCGATCGGCGTACTGTGGAAGTACATCTATTTGATTGGCAAGGTGATCTATATAATCAAGAGTTAAATGTAGATCTCGTTAAGTTTATTCGCCCCGAACAGAAATTTGCATCACTTGATGCTCTCAAGAAGCAGATTAAAACTGACTGTCAGACTGCCTTAAATCATTTCAAACAGGCTGTCAAACTGCCTTAAATCATTTTGTCTTTAGCCTAACCCATTTATGAAGAGAATTGCTTCGGTATAACAACCGAGATAAGCGTCGGTAGATAAGTGGCAACGCCACCAAGATCTTCCAACAGTCCGCTTCATCGACTTGTTATGCTTCGGAAAGGTTATACTACCCCCCATGCAACAGGTGGAAGCTGTACTTGAGCAGCTAATTTGGAACTAGAAACCCTTACGAGTGAGTTGCTTAACCACAAGAACATAGACCGAAAGTCTAACCCGTTGAGTAACATGGGAGGATTTGAAGATATCTGTCTCAATATCTCCATATCTGCATCTCGCACCCCAACTGAAAAGAAGCTGATCCTGTTAGTAGACTCAGCTTCTTGTAATCGCCGTGCTGCTTGCTCCCAGTTGTCAGTTGGTTGACCGTCAGTAATCATAAATATCCACGGACGGTAGTAATTAACTCCATTTTCCCTATAAATTTTCTTACGACCTTCAATCAGTTCTAAACTCAATTCAATTGCTGTACCCATAGCAGTTGCCCCACCCGCTTCTATATCAGGTGTTACAAAATGGCTAGCTAGCGTAAAATCTTGAGCAAGTGTCACACCATCACTGAATGTGACAACAGCAACCTCAACACGCTGAGTAGCTAAGCTATCCACCTGTAGAGTTTCCTTAAAGGTATTTAGCCCCTGTTTTAGAGCATTGATAGGTTCTCCAGACATAGACCCTGATTTATCTATTAACAGAATAATTGGACAGCGTGGTTCAGGATTTGCTGCAAACTCAATAGATTCGAGGGCAAAACTTCGTTGGCTTCTACTTTTTCTACTTTCAAGCAAAGCTTGATTGGATTCATTTTTACCATTTTCATGACGAATCTGGACATATTCTACTCTGAAGCCACTTAGCAATTTCAATTCCCCTGATTGAATCAAAGAATTGATTCTTTCAAAACCTTCCTCCGAACCTTGTAAAGTTAGAATCACGCTACCTTTTTCAATCCTTTGCAGTGTTAAAGTTGCATCGCCAGAAAGCTGCTGCAAATGCTTCACAATTGTCTCTGCCATTGGCTTGTTTATATCGTCAATAGTCGCACTTAGAACGATAACCCATTTGACGGATGATACAGATTCAGGAGCTTTCGCTATTAGCTTGACATGTTTCTTGATAACAGGTGTAAATTCTTCTGGAATATTTCCTAACTCAATCGCATTTTTGCCGAACTCAAAAGCATCCTCAATACTTCTGCCAGCACCTATAGCATCATAAAATCCAGTTGAAAACTTTATGGCAGCTTGATCTCCAATTGCCTGTTTCATACCAATTACATAATTGATATGCCGAGAAATCTCCTCAGCTTGTACCTCTGAGTAGCAAGCATTTAAAATGACACATTCAACTTGATTGGAGAAAAGCTTAAATAAATTTGCTAATGGTTCTGCCTTAACTAATTGAAGATAACCAACTAAATCTTCTAATAAAATTCCATCATGTCCTGCTCCATGACCACAGAAGTGAACAAATTGCGGTTCCTCGTCTAATAAAGCACGCCGTAGATCTTCTATTCTCACTGCCAAGCGCTTCTCTAAAGCAAACTGATCCCGCCTCTTAGAACGCCGCAATCCCTCATCAATCTCGCGCATTTCTTGGTCAAGTCGTAGGGGCGAGGTTTTCTTTGGATTTGCAGATAGGATAAGAATTTTTTGAGGCATTGCTCCAACTTGAATAGCCATAACAGATAACCTTAAATTGCTGTAGCTCAAGAAGCATAAATTAATAGCTCATCCACTATGGTATAAACATCAAATTACATTCAACCTAATGCGAAACTATATATAGCCTGTTGAGGAAAAGTGTAGTACATTATGCCTCTAACAAATAGACTGTGGGTAATATTTTAGCTGTATCCCACAAAACCTCAACAAGCTGTATTTTGTTGGATAAATTTTAAACCACGAGATTTTAAAAATTGCTTTCCATCAATTTTATCTCTATCGATATCTTGCCTTCATCCCAGAGTACAAATTTTTACAATTTGCAGTACCCACCTCAATTTATTCTCAATCACTACTAAAATCAAACTTAGTTATTGACTAACTTTATGAGGTACTTATTGCTTTTACTGAAAATTTAAAGAGTGATCGCATTAAATTTATTCAAACTCAATCAATAGTGATATTTTTCTATAACTCGATGGAAATAAATCTTAACTCACCAAGTTACAGTCCGTTGAGGGATTAAGTAGTACAGTAACAACACTTAGTAAACCAATTTTTGAAGAAATCTTTTTCTAACAAGTAAGGGAAAACGTTGATTAAATGCTGAAGTAGTTTTTGAGACTGAGGTCTAAGCAATCTAATAAAATATTTGAGAACCGACCACATCATCTCAATTGGATTAAAATCAGGAGAATAGGTGGGTAAGTACAAAATCTTAGCGCCTGTCTCTGTAATTGCTTTTGCGACCCCCTCAACTTTATGGCAGTTGAGGTTATCCATGATTATCCTATGTTCAGGACGTAATTTAGGTACTAGGTCATCTTGGATAAAGGTGAGAAAATCTTCCCCTTTCATTGAACCCTGAATCTTTTTCAGGCAAACAATACCATCGACCGAAATAGCCCCAATGACTGTGTATTTCTGACCTTTGTAAAAGGGACGATGACTGAATACTCTCTTGCCACACTCACTTCTTGCCACAGAGCGTTCCATTCCCTGCCATACTCCCGTTTCATCAATACAAATAAGATCTTCAGCTTTTACCCCCTGCAATGCTTCCCAAAATTCACATCTTTGCTGTTGTACTGCCTCACTTTTTACCTTTTCATGGCGATAGGTCTTTTTTTTAGCGTGATGTTATGCCTCTGGAAAAATCGGCACATACTGCCCGTGGTCACTGATACTCCTGTTTGTTCTGCTACTTCCTCACAGTACTGCCATAGTGTCCAATCTGGATGCTCTGTCGCAATTTTGAGGATTTTCTCTCGATGGGCTTCGAGCGGACTTTTGATTTGACTCCCTAATGGTTTGTGGTTTAGTTCTCCTGTCTCTCGGTATTGATTCAGCAGTGTTTGCACTGTTTTTGTCGCGACTTGAAATTGCTTAGCTACTTCACGAATCGATGTATTTCCTGCTTCGTAGGTTGCTACGATCTTTTGCCTAAGATCTAGTGAGTAAGGTGCCATTTTTTACTCTCTTTTTTGTTCTGCTATCCTATCTTATCTTGTACTACTCTTTCCCTCAATAGGCTGTATACCCTTCATCTCAACTGGAAACAATTTACGCTCAGAAGGGCGATCTTCATCCAATGCATGGATCAAATATTCACCAGTTTCTTGCTGTTCTTCAATATCTTCATCATCTATCCAAGACTGAATTAAATTAACCGCTTTAGCTTGCTTTTGCCTTAACAGAATAAAGCTTGTTAATAAATCCAACGTTACGTACTCAATCGAAATCCCCTTTTGATTGGCTTCCTGCAAAAGATATTGCTCAACTTCTGACGGTAGGTTAAGAGTTAGCGTCATGGATTTTCTTGAGTGTGTTCACTAAGTACTTTAACATTATTAAAAATTCAAAAAGCGACTTCCCATTTAAGTGCGGCGGCGCGATCGCTTTACAGGACAATCATCGTTTCGTTTATTGCGTTTAATGTGTTAAACTTTGGGCAAAATTCAAGCAATCTAAAAACAAAACTATCTGAGGTTGTCCGATGGTTGCCCTAACCGAGTCTCTACACATTCCCACCGAAGAAGAAACCGAAATTTCTAAAGAAAGCAGCCGTATTTTTGCTTCGCATATTAGCGATGGTGTCCGTCATCTCAAAATCGTAGAAGCAGATGGCAGTGAAGAAACAGCCACAATCCCTGCGGCAGCCTATCGCCTATTTATAGACATTTTGACCGAGATGTCGCAGGGCAATGCCGTAACGATCATTCCCATCCATGCTGAACTAACCACCCAAGAAGCCGCAGATTTAATCAACGTCTCGCGTCCGTTCTTAATCAAACAACTAGAAGAAGGCGTAATTCCCTATCACAAAGTCGGAAAACATCGCCGAGTTCGTTTTACTGACTTAATGGAATACAAAACAAATATTGATGCCGCTAGAAACAAAGTTTTAGATGAGATTGTGGCAATATCTGAAGATTTAGGACTTTATGACTAGCAAGTTTACAGTGATATACGATGCCTGTGTCCTTTATCCTAACTATCTTAGAGATATTCTCATTCAATTAGCGATCACCGATCTATTTAGAGCCAAATGGACTAACTTAATTCATGACGAATGGATTCGCAATCTTATCGAAAATCGTCCTGATTTAACAATGGAAAAGCTAAATCAAGTCAAAGATTTGATGAATAGCCAAGTTCGAGACAGTTTAGTTACGGATTTTGATCAACTAATTCCATCCTTAACATTACCTGATCCTAACGATCGCCATATTCTGGCGGCAGCAATTGTGGCTGAAGCTGATATTATTGTCACCTTTAATTTAAAAGACTTTCCTGACGTGAATATCAGTCAGTATGGAATCACCGCAAAGCATCCAGATGATTTTATTACCGATTTGCTTGGCTTAAATCCTTTCAAAGTTATAGCAGCAGTTGAAACTTGTCGGCAACGCTTAAAAAAGAAACCCAAAACTAGCAATGAATACTTAGAAATTTTGTTAAATCAGGGGCTACCACTCTCTATATCAATGCTAAAAGAACTCAAGGAAATGTTATGAGATCAACCGATGCCGAACTGCGATCGCTACTAGTTAAAGTTAGTCCTTTTCTCAAAAATTGGATTGATGCCCCAACCAAACTTTAAACCAAATTAAATTTAAGTACGGCGGCGCGATCGCGGACGGTTTCGTTCGGCTTTATCGCGTTCGTAATTGATTAGCCTGCCGTAATATTCATGTTTAGCGAGATTTAGCGATAGGAAAACATGCTCTCTGGCATTGCCGAAACCCTTGCGATTAAAGAAATTAATGGCGGGCGTATTCGCAGGATCGGTATCGACAAGCATTAAACGTACATTATCTTCAATCATCCGTTCGATGATCTTATCGACTAGGCGATCAGCTACTCCTCGCCTTTGGAAATTGGGATTTACACCCAGCCAAGTGATATAGCCATATTTCCACGAAGCCTTATTAATGATTGTGCCGAGAATGAAGCCTGCAAGCTGATCGTCAATTTCGGCAACTAGGCAATATTCAGAATCAGTGTTATACATCCCGATTACCTCCCACTCGTCCCATGTGCGATAGAGGTATGGATATAAGTCACTGGTAAATAATTGCTCGCCTAAGTGGAAAATTGGCGCAATATCATCAATATTCATCTCGCGAATGTCAACACTATTACCTTCATGGCGATCGCGATCGCTATCTTTCTCAAGGGACTTATCGGGTAAATCATTCATACGTTTAAGTTTTACTAGGTTGCATATATTTAGATAGTGGCGGCGCGAAGCGCCGCCACTATCTATTGGGTATTGTCCCATTGTAAATAAGTAGCTGGATTGTAAACATAGTGAAAAGATTGGGCTGGCGCACAGGGATCGATCTTAATGGCAACACCTAACTCAAAATGTAAATGTCTGGTATCACTCCGTCCTGAATTGCCCATGTAGCCAAGCGCTTGACCACGAGTGATTTTCTGCCCAACTTTTACTTGGATACTATCAGGATAAAGGTGAGCATAGCGGGTGAATAGCCCATTCGGATGCCGAATCACAATATGGTTTCCCCAATCACCGCCGCAGTCACGCTGTAAATTATTTGGCTCAAAGGAATTTGATTGAGGGCAGTCACGACGCACATACATAACCGTGCCATCGGCGACCGATCGCACCAAAACCTCAGTAATTAACGGATTGCTATGAATAAAATCAATGCCTTCATGCTCTGCTAGTTGATAGTCCTTGCCTATAAATGGATCGATCGCGGTAAATTCTGTGGGTAAAGCCCAAGCTAAACTCAAGTTGCGATCGCTACGAACAGAAGCAACACGCTGTGTCGGCGGATATTTTTCGTGATCATTTTCCGAGTTTGGATGCGAATATTCCTTGGGGCAAACTTGAGCAAATATGGGATCTACATAAATATAGGCAAGAGAAATCACAAAAACTGCTAATCTAAAACGCAAAAGAATTTTCATGCAAAGTAGTAAGGATCAAAAAAACTTACTGTAAATTTAGTGAAACTTGTTAAAAACCTTCTTTAGGTTTGCCTACACTCGATCATAAGTATTAAAATAAGTTACAGCTATCAAAAAATTGTTAACTAGTTCAGCAATCTTGGGTTTTTCAATTACATGAGTAAAGTTTACGATTGGTTTAACGATCGCCTTGAAGTCGGGGCGATCGCTGAGGACGTTACTAGTAAGTACGTTCCCCCCCATGTCAATATTTTTTATTGTTTAGGTGGCATCACCCTCACCTGCTTCCTAATCCAGTTCGCGACAGGTTTCGCGATGACCTTTTATTACAAGCCCTCAGTAACTGAAGCTTTTGATTCAGTCCGCTACATCATGACCGACGTTAACTTCGGTTGGTTGATTCGCTCAATCCACCGTTGGTCTGCAAGCATGATGGTCTTGATGATGATCTTGCACGTTTTCCGCGTGTACTTAACTGGTGGTTTCAAGAAACCCCGCGAATTGACTTGGGTTACTGGCGTAATCCTTGCCGTGATCACCGTTACCTTCGGCGTAACTGGCTACTCCTTACCTTGGGATCAAGTTGGCTACTGGGCGGTAAAGATCGTATCTGGCGTACCTGAAGCAATTCCTGTAGTTGGTGGAACCTTAGTTGAACTACTTCGTGGTGGTCAAAGCGTTGGTCAAGCAACCCTTACCCGTTTCTACAGCTTGCACACCTTTGTATTGCCTTGGTTGATCGCTGTATTTATGCTTGCTCACTTCTTGATGATTCGTAAGCAAGGTATTTCTGGTCCTTTGTAAGGTTTGTTATCTTACAACCCAATTTAGGATTTTCGTATTAGATAATTTTAGAAAAAATACATTGCAATAGTAGAGCAATAAAATGGCAAAGACTGAAAAGCTCCCCGATTTGAATGATCCAATCTTGCGTGCCAAGTTGGAAAAGAACATGGGTCACAACTACTACGGCGAACCAGCTTGGCCGAATGACTTGTTGTACATGTTCCCCGTTGTAATCACTGGCACGATCGCTTTGATTACTGGTTTGGCAGTACTTGACCCCACCTTGGTTGGCGAACCTGCTAATCCCTTCGCAACTCCTTTGGAAATTTTGCCAGAGTGGTTCTTGTATCCTGCATTCCAAATTTTGCGGATCGTCCCTAACAAGCTTTTGGGCGTACTGCTCCAAAGCTTGATTCCCGTTGGCTTGATCCTCATTCCCTTCATCGAGAATGTCAACAAGTTCCAAAATCCTTTCCGTCGTCCCGTAGCGATGGCAGTATTCCTATTTGGTACTGCTTTTACCCTTTACTTGGGTATCGGCTCCACCTTGCCTATTGACAAGTCTTTGACCTTGGGCTTGTTCTAATTGATTTAAGTAATTTGCAAAGCAAATTATTTGAAAACAAAAAAGACTTCGAGCATTGCTCGAAGTCTTTTTTTATTGGCGATCGCGCCTTTCTTTTTTATGATGTATCTATGCCACGTTTTCAAAGCCGCCTATTTAATTGGATCGATCAATCCTTGCCTGCCAAATTAGGACGCAGTGCAAGACGGTTAATTGATCGCCAATTAAGGCAGATGCCCAGTGTGAAGGACTTACCGCGCTTGCTTGCCTATCAAGTAGCAAAAGCGGCTTTATATCCTGTATATCTGATTGCCTCGACAACTAAGCGGATTTTTCCTGCATTGGGTCGTAGTAAAACTGAGGATAGAGAAAAACTGCGATCGCAACCTAAGTCCGTCGGCTTATTATCGGAATCTGAGGCAAATACTGAAAATATTGAGCAGGTAATTGAGCAAGAGTTACCAAAGCCAGAAATCACCCCAGAAATTCCTTTACTTTTAAGACCTTTAGTCAAATTTTTAAATTGGATCGATCGCACTAAGCTCAAACTAGATCGCAA containing:
- a CDS encoding VWA domain-containing protein, with the protein product MEFAANPEPRCPIILLIDKSGSMSGEPINALKQGLNTFKETLQVDSLATQRVEVAVVTFSDGVTLAQDFTLASHFVTPDIEAGGATAMGTAIELSLELIEGRKKIYRENGVNYYRPWIFMITDGQPTDNWEQAARRLQEAESTNRISFFSVGVRDADMEILRQISSNPPMLLNGLDFRSMFLWLSNSLVRVSSSKLAAQVQLPPVAWGVV
- a CDS encoding IS630 transposase-related protein; the protein is MAPYSLDLRQKIVATYEAGNTSIREVAKQFQVATKTVQTLLNQYRETGELNHKPLGSQIKSPLEAHREKILKIATEHPDWTLWQYCEEVAEQTGVSVTTGSMCRFFQRHNITLKKRPIAMKR
- a CDS encoding helix-turn-helix domain-containing protein, with the protein product MVALTESLHIPTEEETEISKESSRIFASHISDGVRHLKIVEADGSEETATIPAAAYRLFIDILTEMSQGNAVTIIPIHAELTTQEAADLINVSRPFLIKQLEEGVIPYHKVGKHRRVRFTDLMEYKTNIDAARNKVLDEIVAISEDLGLYD
- a CDS encoding PIN domain-containing protein, which encodes MTSKFTVIYDACVLYPNYLRDILIQLAITDLFRAKWTNLIHDEWIRNLIENRPDLTMEKLNQVKDLMNSQVRDSLVTDFDQLIPSLTLPDPNDRHILAAAIVAEADIIVTFNLKDFPDVNISQYGITAKHPDDFITDLLGLNPFKVIAAVETCRQRLKKKPKTSNEYLEILLNQGLPLSISMLKELKEML
- a CDS encoding GNAT family N-acetyltransferase translates to MNDLPDKSLEKDSDRDRHEGNSVDIREMNIDDIAPIFHLGEQLFTSDLYPYLYRTWDEWEVIGMYNTDSEYCLVAEIDDQLAGFILGTIINKASWKYGYITWLGVNPNFQRRGVADRLVDKIIERMIEDNVRLMLVDTDPANTPAINFFNRKGFGNAREHVFLSLNLAKHEYYGRLINYERDKAERNRPRSRRRT
- a CDS encoding M23 family metallopeptidase, which translates into the protein MKILLRFRLAVFVISLAYIYVDPIFAQVCPKEYSHPNSENDHEKYPPTQRVASVRSDRNLSLAWALPTEFTAIDPFIGKDYQLAEHEGIDFIHSNPLITEVLVRSVADGTVMYVRRDCPQSNSFEPNNLQRDCGGDWGNHIVIRHPNGLFTRYAHLYPDSIQVKVGQKITRGQALGYMGNSGRSDTRHLHFELGVAIKIDPCAPAQSFHYVYNPATYLQWDNTQ
- the petB gene encoding cytochrome b6 — encoded protein: MSKVYDWFNDRLEVGAIAEDVTSKYVPPHVNIFYCLGGITLTCFLIQFATGFAMTFYYKPSVTEAFDSVRYIMTDVNFGWLIRSIHRWSASMMVLMMILHVFRVYLTGGFKKPRELTWVTGVILAVITVTFGVTGYSLPWDQVGYWAVKIVSGVPEAIPVVGGTLVELLRGGQSVGQATLTRFYSLHTFVLPWLIAVFMLAHFLMIRKQGISGPL
- the petD gene encoding cytochrome b6-f complex subunit IV, which codes for MAKTEKLPDLNDPILRAKLEKNMGHNYYGEPAWPNDLLYMFPVVITGTIALITGLAVLDPTLVGEPANPFATPLEILPEWFLYPAFQILRIVPNKLLGVLLQSLIPVGLILIPFIENVNKFQNPFRRPVAMAVFLFGTAFTLYLGIGSTLPIDKSLTLGLF